Sequence from the Tenrec ecaudatus isolate mTenEca1 chromosome 6, mTenEca1.hap1, whole genome shotgun sequence genome:
AATGTTTCCTTTATTGAGATTTGGTTATAAATTCCTTGTCTTAATAAAAATTACTGAAAtgtcataattttattttttattacatttataaattagaaatacatatttactTGTAAGTGAACTGCAATTTGACCATCTGTTGTTTGACATTTGTCCCTTttaattgccatcaagttcattccaacttaAGGTGACCTCCTGTGTTCTCTATAGAGTTGTCAATACTCTGGTTGTTCAGAAAGGAAAGTATGAGTAGATTGAAACTACTAACATTATGTCACATTAGTTTAATGAGTAAGTCCATGCAATTCCTGGAAACTCTTTTTTGGACATGAGGTCCTTCCATTTTCATATGTACTCACAGATACTTACACACAGTTATATCACACATAGTAAATTTTAATGATCCCAAATATTTTAGTAAATTTATGATAAAAGATTTTGTTAAGTATAAATACTAGAAGAACCAACCTAtatcaaaacaaaatatatataatagtATTTAATGAAATACTCCAAAATGGACTACCACTAGGAATAGTAAACATAATAATTtcaatttattcaataaatttatTTCAATAAATTCAATTTTTTCTAAACTTCAAAGTGAATTTTTACTATTTGACATTCTTGTGGAATATTTTATTGGTTACATTATATAGTGTTCATAATAAAAAGAAGTGAGGAAGAAGGTTatttagttgtttttttaatctcgTAGTCAATAGAATAAAGTGAATATATAAAaatacacatgtacatacatacatttgaTGGGGCTTCAGAAACTTTGTGGTTAAATGGAATGATGGTATATACAAACTTTCCACACATTTTGAAGATGACTTTACTAcagtttttaatttattatctgaAAATATAGTTGTCACTGTTGGTTTCCTTCATGttcattccaactcctggtgctcccatgtgtgcagagtagcacTGCTCTAAGGGTTTCAAGATTGCAACCACTCAGAAGCTGTTTCCTGCATGCAATGGCACAGATCTACAGCACAGTCTAAACATAGGATGGAAACATCTAAAATATGGTAAAGTTGCCCTAAATGTAACACTGTGTGGTGAAATGAAACAAGGAAACTACAGGAGTGGTCAAATCTTCTTTATGCAAACTCTTATAGAATATAAAAACAATTTATCAAaaggactttataaaggataatcTATAGTTAAAACCTACTTTGTCATTTTAATAAGAGGTCAACGTCTATGTTTTGGAGGTGTGTGATGGCATAAACTGACTTCAAAATGTGGGATTTCAAGTGTGAGAATTCCCTTTTCAGACATTACTGCTTGTTTCACTGGGCTCACAAGAGTCTGTGAAGAGTACTCTCTTTTGCTTTTTAACTATATTTATGACCTTACATTTTGCCTTTTATTACCCAACTATCTCATTTCATTGCAGGATATTAATAAGATTTCCTGATTAACAAATCCAAGGCTTCACCACTGACAGAAAGTATGTACCTTTCCCTTTGGCTTCTAGTTTATCTCTTTTAGTAAGAGATTACAAATGCTTTGCATGATGCAAATGATGTACTACTTATATACCAGAAAATACTACAGAGTTTTTGAATTAGGGTAAAAAGTAAACTTCAAATGCAATATATTTGAGGGGATTTCTTAATTCATATGGTGATTAAgtcatgtgtacacacacattttGGAGTTTGCTAGTTAACATAATTTAAAGTAAAGTCTATGTATCGTAAAATTAAATAATTGTTTCTTGAGTTTTAAAAATTGGATCAAGTAGTGTCTTTGTGTAATAAGACGTTAtatcattctttaaaatattatgaACTGATGCAAAGCTAAATACAATTTCTCATTTAGTTATTTAGATTAGGTGCAGTTTTATTTTAAGGATGTATTAGTTTACAGAAAATACTAATATAAAGTTAGTAATAAACATCCAGAGGCTAGTAAATCTACAAAGCACGGTAAGTGTTCTGCCTACTGGATTACATTACAATACTCACCTACCAGGAAGCAAAGGAATAATAAGAAACTTTGACAGATATACAACTAGCACAGTCCAGGTCTTACAATTTCCAGGTTTAGAGATGAGGAGATACATGTGTTCCATTTTATATATTATTACTCTTATTTTAGATTATGAGATTATATTGCTAACCATTAAATATCTTTTTCAAGGTCATACATTGTTAGTTTCAGAGTCAAAATTGAATTCTTGATCATGGTAATTCTAGAGTCAATGAGAAAATCATTAAATTACATTACTGGATCATAACAATTACTTCAACAACTTACGTCACAGACTGTGACTCTCTGGAACTTTGAATTGACTTTGTTCTTCCGTAAATGGCATGCCCTTCCATACATCCATTTATGATCATGCATGTTAGCAAGCATATCAATGGCAATATTATTGCAAAAGAAATGAGATTTTTAAATAGTTTAAAATGGGGTTTCTAATGTTGTTGGGTTATGGATAAATTTATTGTATCATGTACTTTTTCTGAAGCATATTTCCTGAAATATATAATGTCGCAGTATCCTCCGCCTGTTAATTATTAAGGAATTGATGATATAATAAGACCTTGTCCtcttttaataaataaacaagtaaataaatCAAGAAAATTTGGTGCAATAAATTATTACGTGTTCTAATGTTTCAAGTCCCACTTCCTAAAGCATTCCATCTTTAGCCAGCATTATATTACAAAATTGGCCTAAATTGATTAATCATTTTCCCCCAATACAGCATTTTACTTTTAAACCAATGTATTAGAATCGTTCAAAATATTTAAGTGGAGTTGAAATAAGAAAGTACACTCTCATTTTTtaacatctttatttttttagcaaTTAATTGATTTTATTATTCCAACCAATATCATTTGATCAAATGcagaaaatctttttaaaatcatttattccACCAGGAAACATTTATGTACATCTCTTAATAAATTAGAACCAGAGCTTTACATTCTGAGCTGCCAAGTGAGCACTGAtacttaccctccctccccacctgcttTGATCTTCTGATATATACAAGGTTTATTTCCTTCTTAGGCAGAGTGCAGAGTAGAGCACAGAGTTTGACACTGCTCAGCTACAGAGATGAATAATCAAACAATATTGTACGCAGAACTGAATCTGACCAAGAGCTCCAAAAGGCAGCAAAAGAAGCCTAAGGATGCCAATAGCTCCATGCTAATCGCTGAGCAGGAAATTACTTATGTGGAATTAAATCTTCAAAATACTTGTCAAGATCTTCCAAAGAATAAGAAGAATTTCCATTTCAAAGGTAAAATATTTAATCATCTCATAAATGCACTAGGGCATAGAGTGTTACTGTAAAAATGTTGGGAAAGAGTGAAAAGTAGACATGGAGCAAGGCTATTTAAATTAagggaacagactcaatggtttTTAATTTTCAAGATTGGATCTAATGTATAGATATCATATTCTACTATGAAATCTGAAGCGGAATTCTATTAAGGCATTTTGAAACTTTCCTAAAAATTCTTCAGCTATCATTTTACTAATAACACAATGGTTTATTCTTATATAAGAATTATAATGAAAAATGTgggttcaatgtccaccttttatGTCTATGGTTCCCTGAGAAACTCAAATCTCTTGTTCAAAACTTTCTTACCATTAGGACCATTGATCCTTTCTcatgtttccatttctctttctGTATATCGCTCATCGTCTCCAGAGAAGCTCACTGCTGGAGTCTTGGCAATCAtctgcattgtcttggtggccgGTGTAATAGCCCTGACAACCAATACTCCTTGTAAGCTTCTGAAATATCATAACGGAATATTTCTTTGAAGATGCCTCCATATGTTTCTTTATATTAAGGAATGGGCCTCTCATTTAAAAGTATGCATTCGTATCATATATTTGCCAAGTCTTTAAAAGTTATCAAATAAAGAATATCACATTAACATGGAAAAACTATTGTAAATCTTCAAATGGTATAAGCCGCAGAAGGATTGCAGGGGGTACTTGTTTTTAATTCTAAGTGTTTGTGTTATATGCTTATGCTtgcacatatgtgtttctgtttgtCACACTTCAAAACCTTTCATTGAAAGACTGAGTACATTTACTGAGAAttaaaagttaatttttaaaagtagttaaATACTTTATGAGATGGTAGCATTTGGCTGTTAGGCTCTCCACATGTTTTTCCAAATAAGCTTATCGCTTCAtctatttttgtggtaaaataattTTCACTTACATTATATTAATATCAAATTATAGAATAGGATATAgaattattataatgaaaaataataatgtctatGTGAATTACTTTCATCTTCTGAGCTTTGAGAACACCAGAGGAAAACAGTACTCAGAAAGGTAAGAAATCATTTTTAACATTTTGATAGATTAAGATTATAGGATGGATCACTTGTCTATTAGTTGGCTAAAAAATGCTGCCATATAACTTCAGTACTTTACTCATTTTCatactaaaataatttttaatgtgcTGAAGGATTAAACTTTGTCTATATTTGGGTCATGAATAAATAATAGGAAATTTAATAGCTACCCCAAAGATAACAAGATATTTTCATAAATAGAAACATATGAgatcattctttttaaaatttagaagacattcttttaaaattactATAGTCTTTTCATTTGATTAAGATTTtctactgcttccataaagactacgGCCTAGAGAGTCTTATGAGGGAGTTACTCTGTGTCAtgtgggttgttatgagttgaaagCCAGCTTCATAGCAACAACCGCCTGATATAAGACAGATAATTTTACTATTCCAACGAAGCAGAATTGCTCAGTAATTTTTCAGGCCATGTATAGATAGCATAGACTGATGATTTACTTTTTAATGCTACTTAAAAAAGGGGGCGGGAGGCTGACATTCTGTGTATTGGCTttgttttcatatgtagctttgtGAGATTACATGTCTAGGCTATGTatccatatgcatatgaaaatatatcGATTGATATTGAattcatattgttttgtgatataAATTCATAATCTTTTCCAGCACATCACTATGACAGTTGCATGGAGGATTGGTTTTCCTATTCCAACAATTACTACTACATTAGTACTGTAAAAAAAAACTGGGCTGAGAGCACTGTGGCCTGTGCATCTAAAAAATCTAATCTACTTATTATAGAAAATGATGAAGAAATGGTAAGATTTCAACTTTTTAAGTATTTTACTAAAAGATATACAAAAGAAATGCATGTACAAGATATTCACGTGCATAATAAGTATTTATTTTGTAATTTACATGCTATAATATTCCTTCCTTGCTATGTTTCCTATACACATTAAAAATCAGATTTGCCTACTTTGCCAATGTAGATCAATAGCGTATGAACTACTTAGTGTCTTACTTGGTTCAGCCGATGCTTTCTTTCTTGGCTGGATCCATGACTTTGTCCATGTTTGTGTTGTTGGGTAGGTTTTGACCCACACAACCCCATCGAACCCCATGCGAATTTGTTTGAAAATGTGCcagcttttaaaaaagtttttttattgttatttgagTGAAAGTCTACAgagaaataatttttctttcaacgattcatatacattttgttttgtaacAGTATTGCAGTGTCCTGATCTTAGTGATCTTTAGTGTGTTTCCATCCACTGTTGACGGCTCATCTCATTAAATGTctctcattttcactgacctctGTTTCACCACAGAAAGCGTCTTTTCTTAGGACTGGTCTGTACTGGTCACATATCTGAAGTAATCAAATCaaagctcaccatccttgcttctaagactcTTCAAAGGTTGTCTAGAGTTGCCTTTTATTTATTGTGAAAGCTACCTAGTACTCGATTGTTTGAATCGACCATGCTTATTTATATTTAATGCATGTTGGTTTATTTCCAATTCTTCcatttatgaaaaataataattatatacatTTTTGAAAATAAACTTTATTTAATTTTACCTTATAAAAATAAGCTGAAGATAGCAAAACTGTTCAGATTGTGTAAAAGAGAGAATAGGCCAATGTAGGTCAAATCAGCTCTGCCCCTGTTTCTCCTTCCTCTTTCTAAACTACTGTCCTTACTTTCATTATTGTAGATGGGCTTTGCTTGTTTGGGGActttatataaattaaaatattcagtATGCACACTTTAATTGATTTTTAGCTGTACTACGAAAGTAGCTCATTCCCCAAAAGAAGACACACACATCCAAGACAAAAATGAGATATTTGCTCCTATAGAGATTTAGCTCCTTGAAAACCctacataaggttgctgtgagtcaaagttGGTTCAAATGCAGTCAGTGGTGACCTCTCAGAAGCAGGTTGTAGGAGTGACTTTCaaggtgccactgagtggatttgaaccaccaaccttttggtgagtTCTCACATGCTTAATCATATGGATCACCAGACATGCCATTGCTATGTGAATAAGCATTCTAAAATTCATCTATGTTGGTTGGAAATTTAGGACTTATGAAAATATGTACCCACTATTTATTGTGATCGATGATTATTGTCATgattctggagccctggtggcttactgGTTCTGCAATGGGCCGTGattctcaagatcagcagttcaaaccacctgctgctctgtgggagaaagatggtctTTTACACCAGGAACCAGTTGCAGTCTCACATCCTCAAACAGGGCAGACACACATGGTCCTGTAGGGAAGCTGTGAGTCTGTagggactcgagggcagtgagttgggtttggatgtttctcTAAGATCTTTCTGACAGTAATTTGTCCACATCTTACCAACATGCATGGGGAAAGAGTAGTAGGGCATAGCGTATGTGTTCATCGATGTTTTAAAATGATCCCCTAAACATACTAATTCATAAGATAAATAACCATTTATCTAAGTTTTGATCCTGCTCCTTGGTCCAGCCCTCCTCAAAACTTACAAACATAAGAACTTTAAAATTAGAAGTTATGATGAATATATAACAGTATCATTACTAGATTAATATAAAATGTCCTTATTCCTATTAGATTGAACACTTAAAATACACTTAACAAGtgtttaataataacaataagtaAAATGTATGTTAACCATTTCAGTGCTATTACCCACTATCATATCCAGGTTTATGAAGTGGCCGTTCATGTCTCTTGACTATGTTACCTCTAGGATTGTCACTCTTTTTCCTTCAataaatttttaatatattttaaatatgaaatCTTTCTTGTGTTTGTAAGCTTCAAACACACTTACTTTTCTCAATGTCTTCTGTTTTTTTAACACATTGGGTCCTTTAGTGAATAGAATAAATCCATGCCAGCACAGGTCACCTCATCATTTATACTGATGGTGCTTTTATGGGAGAGCCATTTCTCTGACAACATCTAGAGActttctgttgctgttgttagatgctaccAATTAATGCCAAAATTAATTACTACTTTTAGTTATTAGttcttgttttaaaaacattGGACCATGTACCATTTATCTTTTTATATGTATAATCTACTGGAATTTAATTACTGAGATGCTGATTGACATATGTGCTTTGTTACCTCATCTAACTGAACAAAATTTATACTAGAAGGAGGCTTGGTGCCACAATGGATAAAGTGCTGGGCTTTTAATTGCACAGTCAATAGTTCCCCATTCACTCTGTGGCACCTTTGTTATAGCACAAGGATATGAGGTGTCTATTAGTATATTTCTAGTTACTATTATTTTTcacttattaatttttttatttctccAGTCAAAAGCTGTCATTCTTTAAGATTTAGTTACATCATTTCCCACACCTCTTtatacacacattttaaaaagtacataCTGTCACTTAATACTTATGTTATATTTAATCAATAGATTAATTGTTGGCAATTGACATCTTAATTATGTAATACCTTAACATGAGTTTGAGAGCCCTCATGGGGAagcagttacacattgggctgtgatctgaaaaatcttcagttcaaaatcaccacgtGCTACACAGAGGAAGACTGACTTTAGGTCTGTAGACAGTTACCGTCtctgaaactcaccggggcagttctaccttgtcctgtacatcGCTGTGAGTTGTCATTGACTCTATGGCCATGAAGTTTTTTTGGTTTAACATGAGTTTATCTTCTTAATACTTTCATTTTTGAGTTTTTGAGTAGAAGCCAATTTTTTTGCATCCAATTATCTTTATATCTCTTTTCTGGAGATTCTCATATATGACTATAAAAATACAATGAAATCAATGAAAGTATTCATTTCTTCAACATTTAGCATGCTATTTTTTGTTTCTGCTTTGCGGATTTTTGTTTCATTCCTAGTCACTTGTAATTTTACTGAAGAACTGTAATCATAgtaaaggctgtagtctttggcaTCAGTTAAGTACCTTTAGTCCTCTTTACATTTGGCAAGCAAGGCTATGTCATCTGGGTGCcacaagttttagagtctctaatcctgatgctgaaatCTTTTCACTAATCCAGCTTCTATTTTTCAGAAAAAATTTTCATGAAGATTAAGTGTAAGGATACTCAAATTCTGCCACAACACTTTTCCAAATTTGAATCCCAgtagtttttttttattattgtggattcaattaaaataaaatccttgaaaacttccatcttttctacatttagcatgatgttgtttACTAATCCAGTAGTGAGGGTTTTTgtgttctttatgttgaggtgtaaggcatactgaaggctgtagtattTGATCTTCACCAAGTGTTTTAAGtgttatttgcatatcacaggttatttgCATATCAAAGATTGGTAATATACCATCTTCCAATTccgatactgcattcttctttatataatccagcttctggaATTATGTGCTTAGCATGGAAACCGGAAACCTATGGGAACAGGATACAACCCCGGCACTCTCCTTTATTGATTTTATACTGCTCCATACCCACTTGCTCTGTTTCAATGATGGTCTCTTGGTTTATGAATTGATCCACATTAGTACCCTTAAGTGgtgtggaatttccattttttacAATGTCATCAAAAATTTGTTATGATTAGTAAAGTTAAATGCCTGTGCATAATCAATAATATGAGTTATTTCTGCtctcagaaacagaaaacaaaccttTGAGGTATTTCTCAATATCTTCTTTTAGTCAatatccatctaacatcagttaCATGATCCCTTGTTCcaacttccttttttaaaatgacttACATTTGTACAGTTTCCTGACCACATAATAGTGCATTCGTATTTTAATTTCATTCAGCAAAATATTATTTgaatgtaatatcaatgatattgctcaaAATTGATGGATTCTGTTGGCTCACTTTGTTTGTAATGGGCCCCAATGTTTATCTCTTTCAGTTAATTAGTCAGATAATGCTTCCAAATGTCTTGACATTGAGGAGCTGAGCATCGTTAGCAGtgcacttgttgaaacatttgggTTGTTCTTCAGCCAATTCCTGAAGTCTTGTTTTCTTACTGTCTTTAGAGCAGCTTGGATTGCTTTCTTCGGCACCGCTGGTTCTCTGCTGGATGCTCTCTTCTGAAATGGGTGAATGCTGAACCATTGCTCTAGGTACAGTGGTTCGTTGTGTTCTTTCCAGAGTCCTTTGATGCTCACTGCTTTACTTACTTTAATATTTCagcttgttttataattttctctaGTGATTTCATCTTGAGAGTTGCAGTGTCGATCCTTTCAGTTGCCAGGTGTTGTTTCCCTTTCGTTTTATAATCCCTAATCGTTACatagtttattttaatattttgctgTATCAAACCGTTGGAGTTCCATAATTGTTTTCACTTAGTCAGTCTTAATCTGAAAGTGCAGCTGAAATTTGTCTACCATGGATGATTCTGTTGATATTGGAAACGTCATTGGCATAGTTTAAAGCATCATAGCAATACCCAAACCACCACACCATCTCCCAACAAACTGAAAATGCAGTAGTGGATACAGCTGCTGCTCAgtaatgaaaaataattaatCTCTTGAAACACAAGAAGTCCTGGAGGAATCCACAAATAATTATGTTTAATGAAGAATTTTTTTGAAGGATAAGCATTTCATTTACTAAATAATTCTGGAAAATGCAACTAAACAATGATGATAGAAAGTGGTTGACTATAAATGAGAATTGGACAAAGATTGGAATAAGGTGAGTTTTGAAGTAATAGTTACTTTCATTATCCAAAAACATAGTTTAAAAGATGTCTAAGTATACCAAAACTGAGGAAATCATATGATATACTTAAGTGCAGTTTATTTTGTGTTAAGTGTACCTCAAAATTTGGCTCTCAGGagaattattttcaaaaataCAAACAGCATATAAATCCAATGATAATATCAGTACAGTTTTAAACTCACAAAGGTACCCAAGAGAGTATGATGTATGTCCTAGCTACTCAATTTAGAAATGGACAGTTTCCAAGTTGAAAAGAAGAAATGATTTAGATTATATTATAATAGAAAAAAATACAATTGCCACATTTATAgatgattaaattttttttataaaatcaattgtcatgaaaacagcagtcagtATGTCACATaatatattgcattggacaaattcaCTCCAAAACCTCCTTTAAGTTTCAAAAAGGGAAGATATCATTTTGATGAAAAATGATATAGGGATAtggtcttttttatcattttatatccATACAAAAGTGAGATTTAATCAATTAGCATGGCCCCCTTTGTAATTAGCCCTTATGAGGTGTATCATAATTCTGGAATCTATGCTTGTGGCTATGagcccatattgaaggctgtacagGATCATGATGGGGTTACATTCTGCTTTTATTAGAAGCTGTGAAATAAGTCATTCCTTGCTTCCTTAATAGCATCTTTAAGACTCCTTTATTAGAGGGACCACTTTACTAAAGACTACTTCTTTCTGTTGCTTTTGCTTTTAATGGGCACTTTACCACAGAGTATGCAATTGAATAGTTCAACTGCATGATGAAGAGTGCTACTATCTTGaccaaaattatttttatcacatttagaacattttctttgtcccatactcattattattcacttattttttcaattttgccAAAAACATACACAATGAAACATTCACCAATTCATCAACTTCTACATATGTAATAGAGTGCCATTGAATGCATTCTGTGTAGTGGAACCATTAGTATTATCCCGCTCTTGTTTCACCTCCACTCAAATGAACTCAATGGCCACTAAGTACATGTTTCTCCTTAGTCCTCAGTAACACTAGATcaagtttctgtttgtttgttagtttgtttttcagttttcctGATAGAGAATTCACACATCATGAACTTCCACAGCTAaaccacttttaaaaaatgtagatGCATCATCAAACCAGCTCTAATGTGTCCTCCCTCCCACCAACATCTACTGATTGCTCCCCACTTGCTCTTCACCCTTTTCTCCCTTTTtccaataaaccattgcatcagttattgtctcaagatatccactccttctgtgcttcctaaactgagagatctaacagaaacaatattatacaaaaacaaaatgacacagaaagaagagaaaataatgttAAGATAAAGATAAATATGAGGAAACCATAAAGTAAGAAATAATAAACCACCAACTAAATTTAAAAAGTCAGAGAAGAACTTCATTTCTTGGAACAATCAAGAAATATTTTAGGCTAGAGCAAATTTTGGGGTGCTTCAAGAAAGAGGTGCACTGGACAAGCATCATATTATACCTTCATTCGATTCACCACATTGAAGCTTACAATAATCCCTGTCTGGTAGCACATTAAGACACCACCCTTCATATTCTGTGGGCTACAGTTCACTAAAAGACAAAATCAAACCTCTATAAAAGCCATTTGTCACTGTGTAGCAGCCAGCTGGGAGCAGAGCCAAGACTATAAGACACCTTCCATCATCTATCCTGAAAGCTTGGGATTGTTAGGCAGAACAACAgctgggctggcttcctggcgcACAGAGGCTGAGGTAAGGAGACCATGGGGCTGAGAGCCTGAGGACCATAAAGAGATTTGACTATTGGCTGGGGAGAGGACAATAATTGCATGCATAATTTTAGCCTATTATCAACTCCTCGACAAACCCCTTACTTGTATTTCTGTGGAATTCCACATGACCATTGCAagaaattattgaacccagcaaagAAGGAGAATGCCGTAGGTGGAATTGTTGGTGTTAAAACAGGGTAAAGAGATAAGAGCTGctagaaaatatggctttggtgataaaaatgaacctggagatcacatgagagaatttttcaaagcaatgacttcttcatcacaaagacCTTCTCAACAACACAGAAAGCAACTATACATGTGAACTTCTCTAGATAGAAAACACTGAAATCAAACTACGTACATTTATGGGACTGaatgatggagaagctaaatATCAACAGCTAAAGGAAGACCATGGGCctacagaccatcaatttctccaATGCAAGTTAATGTtagaggtgaagaaaattaaaacaaagtcaCAAATTCAAATTATAATCTTGCGTATAGCCCACCTATACTTCAAGAACATCTAAAAACTGATGCAATCAGCAgcaatgaacactaatgacaataaGACCTGATGAGATCTGATATGACATCAAATACATCATACACAAAAAAGTAAAAGGGCATTTACAAGGTCGGAAAACAATAAAAGATTAAGATGGATATGAAAAGACACTTGGAAACTTGTTTGTAATTATAACgtcgctaaagcaaatgaaagaaatgatgatgtcaaagagctgaaaagaaaatttcaaaaggcttaTGTGAGGGcctagatttagaaaaccaaaaaggaagaacacattcatcCTGACTTAAAGAACTAAGGAAAAATGCAAGCTTTTGGTTGCCATAGCAACAGTTTCTATGGGCAATAAATTGTATGATGCAGGCAGCATCAAAGAAGAAGGAAATGATATACACAgtgactgtaccaaaaataaccagccagcattcaaccatttcaccaGGTAGCACATGTCCAAATCAATGATCTTGTAAGAAGTGGTCCAAGCCACTCTGAAGGTCTTGgcaaaaaacaaagctccaggaatctaTGGAAtgccaatcaaaatgtttcaggaagcactggaggcactcatgtatctatgccaagaaatttggaagatacatACTTCGCAACTGGGAAGAaatccatgtttgtacccattccaaaaaatgtGACGCCCCTAAACATGCATTATAGAATAATctcattgctatcacatgcagATAAAGCTTTACTATAGCTTATCCCAcagtagttgcagcagtacactcacGCGGAGCTGTTACAGGTTCAGGCGCGATGCTGAGGAGGACTTGGAACAGGTGATCTCGTTGCTGATGACAGAGCGGAGAATATAAGAAAGATGTTCattgtgttttattgtctatgtCAAGGCACTTGACTCTGGATCATCTCAAACTATGGATGGACttgtgttcatgaggaacctgtatgTGGATCAGAAAGCAGTTGTG
This genomic interval carries:
- the LOC142451620 gene encoding NKG2-A/NKG2-B type II integral membrane protein-like; translation: MNNQTILYAELNLTKSSKRQQKKPKDANSSMLIAEQEITYVELNLQNTCQDLPKNKKNFHFKEKLTAGVLAIICIVLVAGVIALTTNTPSHHYDSCMEDWFSYSNNYYYISTVKKNWAESTVACASKKSNLLIIENDEEMNLIKSISSLSWIGFNRNSTSQNWFWINGSVFQNL